One Spirochaeta africana DSM 8902 genomic window carries:
- a CDS encoding methyl-accepting chemotaxis protein gives MEHNELRSGKKRFSSAVSGNLLVAASLVGMGLGVLPEAPAIAIGFLGILVSAASCWRLSTAIRSRDRRLDTVEQATEMYTELRSEIGELVDENDEQAQDLIASIRGALNINQKIQQGIDEIDDQADTMGEQVRATSAAVEEISATMETFNKRLDSQSAAVVQTSSAVEQMNANLESVSRITNERRGGMEELVDLTAKGETQAEQTTELIDDINNHVDAVQSVIEVINNVASQTNLLSMNAAIEAAHAGDAGRGFAVVAEEIRKLAESTSQNANTIGGTLKKIVQEIGQAQELGGKNLQFFRHVRTDAQEIARAFGEIDSATGEISVGSQEVVKSTNELVQITEEIQQGGKEIDHSVREMHRGLREILEASEQTDKNSERIDAVLTQNNRVLAKLAGASLKGVESVQDLEVALVGSGNISMNSNMVALNHLHWVIRVRQLIDGQSYRRSWRSPGLEPCWLTRWLNSSEGQAYKDSPEFTELLPVHREFHTALEALVQKVQSVPVQSRTDELEDELEQDYRQLLEIVSRFTKAIDQLGSQVDKQVEQQQASELEAQDELLETEAAS, from the coding sequence ATGGAACACAATGAATTGCGCTCAGGAAAGAAACGGTTTTCTTCTGCCGTCAGTGGAAATCTGCTGGTTGCAGCAAGCCTGGTCGGTATGGGATTGGGGGTGCTGCCCGAAGCTCCAGCGATTGCAATCGGCTTTTTGGGGATACTGGTTTCAGCAGCTTCCTGCTGGAGGTTGTCTACAGCAATACGCAGTCGGGATCGACGACTGGATACGGTCGAACAGGCCACGGAAATGTATACCGAACTGCGTTCCGAGATCGGCGAGCTGGTAGACGAGAACGATGAGCAGGCCCAGGATCTTATCGCCAGCATCCGCGGTGCGCTCAATATCAACCAGAAGATCCAGCAGGGGATTGACGAGATCGATGATCAGGCCGACACCATGGGCGAACAGGTGCGGGCAACCTCGGCAGCTGTCGAGGAGATCAGTGCTACCATGGAGACCTTTAACAAGCGGCTCGATTCGCAATCGGCGGCGGTGGTGCAGACATCCTCTGCGGTCGAACAGATGAATGCCAATCTCGAGAGTGTGTCACGTATCACCAATGAGCGTCGCGGCGGGATGGAGGAACTGGTTGACTTGACAGCCAAGGGGGAGACCCAGGCCGAGCAGACAACCGAGTTGATCGATGATATCAATAATCATGTCGATGCCGTGCAGTCGGTAATCGAGGTGATCAACAACGTTGCCAGTCAGACCAACCTGCTGTCGATGAATGCGGCGATCGAGGCCGCCCATGCCGGGGATGCCGGGCGCGGGTTCGCGGTGGTTGCGGAGGAAATCCGCAAGCTCGCCGAGTCTACCTCGCAGAATGCGAACACCATCGGGGGAACCCTGAAAAAGATCGTCCAGGAGATCGGCCAGGCCCAGGAGCTCGGCGGCAAGAACCTGCAGTTCTTCCGGCATGTTCGCACCGATGCCCAGGAGATCGCCCGGGCATTTGGCGAGATTGACAGTGCTACCGGCGAGATCTCGGTTGGCAGCCAGGAGGTGGTAAAATCCACCAACGAGCTGGTGCAGATCACTGAGGAAATCCAGCAAGGCGGCAAGGAGATCGACCACAGCGTACGCGAGATGCACCGCGGTCTGCGGGAAATCCTGGAGGCCAGTGAGCAGACCGACAAGAACTCCGAACGTATAGATGCAGTGCTCACCCAGAATAACCGGGTGCTGGCCAAGCTGGCTGGCGCGAGCCTGAAGGGGGTGGAGTCGGTCCAGGATCTGGAGGTCGCCCTGGTAGGCTCCGGGAACATCAGCATGAACTCGAACATGGTTGCCCTGAACCACCTGCATTGGGTTATCCGGGTGCGACAGCTGATAGACGGACAGTCGTATCGTCGATCCTGGCGTTCTCCGGGGCTGGAGCCGTGCTGGCTCACCCGCTGGCTGAACAGCAGCGAAGGTCAGGCCTACAAGGATTCGCCGGAGTTCACTGAGCTGCTGCCGGTACACCGGGAGTTTCATACCGCGCTGGAGGCCCTGGTACAAAAGGTACAGTCGGTGCCGGTGCAGTCACGCACGGATGAACTGGAGGATGAGCTGGAGCAGGATTATCGCCAGCTGCTCGAGATTGTGTCCCGCTTTACCAAGGCGATCGATCAGCTCGGATCACAGGTCGATAAGCAGGTCGAGCAGCAGCAGGCATCGGAGCTGGAAGCCCAGGATGAGTTGCTGGAAACCGAGGCTGCCAGCTGA
- a CDS encoding glycoside hydrolase family 3 N-terminal domain-containing protein: MNTQTILALLVLPVLLLSCSPAPAPEIQFPVYADPPIAGPATVRETATSLAASMDLRELAGQILIVSPGNSPAPSQRFLALQDSVPVGGVILMRYNIGEDAAAVQDMNAQLQQAALNTGAGIPLFISVDHEGGTVFRLHGVVDRLPDAAELGKSGLNGRQVQELYYHSGQQLRRLGFSMNYAPILEPLLPENRDFLRYRAYSTEPERVYELGGAMTTAMLQAGILPVAKHFPGSGDGDPHYTLPLFAAISDADAAPLSAAARHPALYGFRRAIHELQLPAIMSAHVRAPALDPVLPATISPRIQQQLLRDELGFSGLVITDDLYMRGMTLSYRPAEAGVLALKAGADMLLVMGPGYPAVHDAIRTAVADGTLTRSRLEESVIRILEHKLRLDLAGQAQGLRSGSSAQLN, encoded by the coding sequence GTGAATACGCAAACAATCCTTGCCCTGCTCGTACTGCCAGTCCTGCTGCTCTCCTGTTCACCAGCACCGGCACCGGAGATACAGTTTCCGGTATACGCCGACCCGCCAATCGCCGGCCCGGCCACCGTCCGTGAAACAGCGACATCCCTTGCTGCTTCCATGGACCTGCGGGAGCTTGCCGGACAGATCCTGATTGTCAGCCCGGGAAACTCGCCGGCACCCTCGCAGCGTTTCCTGGCTCTGCAGGACAGCGTACCGGTTGGTGGCGTTATTCTGATGCGCTACAACATTGGTGAGGATGCCGCAGCGGTCCAGGATATGAATGCTCAGTTGCAGCAGGCAGCACTGAATACCGGCGCCGGCATCCCGCTGTTTATCTCGGTGGATCACGAAGGAGGCACGGTATTCCGCCTGCATGGGGTTGTCGACCGCCTGCCGGATGCGGCAGAGCTTGGGAAGTCCGGTCTGAACGGCAGGCAGGTACAGGAACTCTACTACCATTCCGGTCAACAGCTGCGCCGGCTCGGCTTCTCCATGAACTATGCCCCGATCCTGGAGCCCCTGCTGCCGGAAAACCGTGATTTCCTGCGCTACCGGGCCTATTCGACCGAACCGGAACGGGTGTATGAGCTTGGCGGCGCTATGACAACGGCGATGCTGCAGGCCGGAATTCTGCCGGTTGCCAAGCACTTTCCCGGCAGCGGTGACGGCGACCCGCATTATACCCTGCCCCTGTTCGCCGCTATCAGCGATGCCGATGCGGCCCCGCTGTCGGCTGCTGCCAGACACCCTGCGCTGTACGGTTTTCGACGGGCCATACACGAGCTGCAGCTGCCTGCCATTATGAGCGCTCATGTCCGGGCTCCGGCCCTTGACCCGGTACTCCCGGCAACCATCAGCCCGCGCATACAGCAGCAGCTGCTGCGCGATGAGCTGGGCTTCTCCGGGCTGGTCATTACCGATGACCTGTACATGCGCGGCATGACCCTGAGCTACCGACCAGCCGAAGCCGGGGTGCTGGCACTCAAGGCCGGTGCCGACATGCTGCTGGTGATGGGCCCCGGGTATCCGGCGGTGCATGATGCGATCCGTACCGCCGTTGCCGACGGTACCCTGACCCGCTCCCGCCTGGAGGAATCAGTGATCCGGATCCTTGAACACAAGCTGCGCCTGGACCTTGCCGGACAGGCACAGGGTTTGCGGTCCGGGTCTTCCGCTCAGCTGAACTGA
- a CDS encoding lysophospholipid acyltransferase family protein has product MKPLQFLLSLLISLFVWVFCILIAIPLFLTGIIILGLTLPFDRRRRVLHQYSCFWASIYTWINPFWAIHITGRENIRPDTPYMIISNHQSLVDILVLYRLFKHFKWVAKAELFKIPVFGWHMALNRYIRLDRMDRRSQFKMLKTAIRTVEQGSSVLIFPEGTRTADGTLRRFKEGAFVIAQKAKVPIVPIVINGSFASLPKSSFIMRHRVHIHVTVLPEIPVEQVTAQDTKALAEQAQDLIQQHLQEA; this is encoded by the coding sequence ATGAAACCGCTGCAATTCCTGCTGTCATTGCTGATCTCACTGTTTGTGTGGGTTTTCTGCATCCTGATAGCAATACCACTGTTCCTGACGGGAATAATCATCCTTGGGCTGACGCTGCCCTTTGATCGCCGCCGCCGGGTTCTGCATCAGTACTCCTGTTTCTGGGCCAGCATCTACACCTGGATAAATCCCTTCTGGGCGATACACATCACCGGCCGCGAAAACATCCGGCCCGACACACCCTATATGATTATCAGCAACCATCAGTCGCTGGTGGATATCCTGGTGCTGTATCGACTGTTCAAGCATTTCAAATGGGTAGCCAAGGCCGAACTGTTCAAGATTCCGGTATTCGGCTGGCACATGGCCCTGAATCGCTACATACGACTGGACCGAATGGACCGACGCAGCCAGTTCAAGATGCTCAAGACAGCTATCCGGACTGTCGAACAGGGCAGTTCAGTGCTGATCTTTCCCGAAGGTACCCGCACCGCAGACGGTACACTGCGCCGCTTCAAGGAGGGTGCCTTTGTTATCGCCCAGAAAGCCAAGGTGCCGATTGTGCCGATTGTAATCAACGGCTCGTTCGCATCGCTGCCGAAAAGCAGCTTTATTATGCGGCACCGGGTTCACATCCATGTCACCGTGCTGCCAGAAATACCGGTCGAGCAGGTTACCGCCCAGGATACCAAGGCGCTGGCCGAGCAGGCACAGGACCTGATTCAGCAGCACCTGCAGGAGGCTTAG